In Actinomyces weissii, a genomic segment contains:
- the nrdI gene encoding class Ib ribonucleoside-diphosphate reductase assembly flavoprotein NrdI — translation MAPAADGPFVVYFSSTSENTHRFAAKLGFRSARIPLLPRDEPLVVEEPYVLLVPTYGGGNVKGAVPKQVIKFLNNERNRSLCRGVISSGNTNFGEAYCLAGGIVSAKLGVPHMYKYELLGTPTDVERVKQGLEEFWQTL, via the coding sequence GTGGCTCCCGCCGCTGACGGCCCTTTCGTCGTCTACTTCTCCTCCACCTCGGAGAACACCCACCGCTTTGCCGCCAAGCTCGGCTTCCGCAGCGCACGTATCCCCCTGCTGCCACGCGACGAGCCCCTGGTGGTGGAGGAGCCCTACGTGCTGCTCGTGCCCACCTATGGCGGCGGGAACGTCAAGGGGGCGGTCCCCAAGCAGGTGATCAAGTTCCTCAACAACGAGCGCAACCGGAGCCTGTGCCGGGGCGTTATCTCCTCAGGGAACACCAACTTTGGTGAGGCCTACTGCCTCGCCGGGGGCATCGTCTCGGCCAAGCTGGGCGTCCCCCACATGTACAAGTACGAGCTGCTCGGCACCCCCACGGACGTCGAGCGCGTAAAGCAAGGATTGGAAGAGTTTTGGCAGACACTCTGA
- a CDS encoding DUF4411 family protein — MYLLDANVLIDAKNRYYAFDIAPGFWAWLDGVLVGGRACSIKAVYDELVLGNDELSKWARDHKSFFKPVDQHVVRYFQPLSAWAASQSFTQAALNAFAADAADYLLVAFGAAYQCTVVTNERPDPKSHKRVKIPDACNALEVAWDTPWNMLRATGAVLKV, encoded by the coding sequence ATGTATCTTCTCGACGCGAACGTGCTCATTGACGCGAAGAACCGCTACTACGCCTTTGATATTGCCCCAGGGTTCTGGGCGTGGTTGGACGGCGTGCTCGTTGGGGGTCGGGCTTGCAGCATCAAGGCCGTATACGATGAGCTGGTCCTGGGGAATGATGAGCTCTCCAAGTGGGCGCGTGACCACAAGTCCTTCTTCAAGCCGGTTGACCAGCACGTTGTGCGCTACTTCCAGCCCTTATCGGCGTGGGCTGCCTCCCAGAGCTTCACGCAGGCGGCGCTCAATGCCTTTGCCGCGGACGCGGCCGACTACCTCCTTGTGGCCTTTGGTGCCGCCTACCAGTGCACTGTCGTGACGAACGAGCGGCCCGACCCGAAGTCGCATAAGCGCGTCAAGATCCCTGATGCCTGCAATGCGTTGGAGGTGGCGTGGGACACGCCGTGGAACATGCTGCGGGCTACGGGCGCGGTACTTAAGGTCTGA
- a CDS encoding PTS transporter subunit IIC yields MPRNTTAPAPTAAPAPSTHQTSSQAASPATTRPGSLRRTPYPLVAGWLHRWADRVLVEGLTGMAHGLFATLIVGTILVQAASLLPSSLGAAVMVLGRVAQWVTGAGIGLGTAYRLKASTFTLISAAVVGQVGAHAAALLSGSALLTTDAGATALVLRGPGEPLGAFLAAYAAVEVGRLVSGRTPVDILVTPVATILAGGGVGLLLGPPISQAMAALGAVVNWGTERQPLLMGVVVAVVMGMVLTLPVSSAALGIILGLSGAAAGAATVGCTTQMVGFAVASFRENRWSGLVAQGLGTSMLQVPNIVRHPLIWVPPTLASALLGPVATAVVGMESNSIGSGMGSAGLVGQIMTWQTMAPTTPPGQLLALVLGLQVVAPAALTLAISELMRRRGWIRPGDMALARA; encoded by the coding sequence ATGCCCCGCAACACGACCGCCCCAGCCCCCACGGCCGCGCCTGCGCCGTCAACGCATCAGACCTCCAGCCAGGCAGCCAGCCCGGCCACCACCCGCCCCGGCAGCCTACGGCGCACCCCCTACCCACTGGTGGCGGGCTGGCTGCACCGCTGGGCGGACCGCGTGCTGGTGGAGGGCCTGACCGGCATGGCGCACGGGCTGTTCGCCACCCTGATCGTCGGCACGATCCTGGTCCAGGCCGCGAGCCTGCTGCCTAGCAGCCTCGGCGCCGCAGTGATGGTGCTGGGGCGCGTGGCCCAGTGGGTTACCGGTGCGGGCATAGGCCTGGGCACCGCCTACCGCCTGAAGGCCTCCACCTTCACCCTCATCTCGGCGGCCGTCGTCGGGCAGGTGGGGGCGCACGCCGCCGCCCTGCTGTCCGGCAGCGCCCTGCTCACCACCGACGCCGGTGCCACCGCCCTGGTCCTGCGCGGCCCCGGCGAGCCCCTGGGCGCCTTCCTGGCCGCCTACGCCGCCGTCGAGGTGGGCCGTCTGGTCTCCGGCCGCACCCCCGTGGACATCCTGGTGACCCCCGTGGCCACGATCCTGGCGGGCGGGGGCGTGGGACTGCTGCTGGGGCCCCCGATCTCACAGGCCATGGCCGCGCTGGGGGCGGTGGTCAACTGGGGCACGGAGCGCCAGCCGCTCCTGATGGGTGTGGTCGTGGCCGTGGTCATGGGCATGGTGCTGACCCTGCCGGTGTCCTCGGCGGCCCTGGGGATCATCCTGGGCCTGTCCGGGGCGGCGGCCGGGGCGGCGACGGTCGGCTGCACCACGCAGATGGTGGGGTTCGCCGTGGCCTCCTTCCGGGAGAACCGCTGGTCCGGGCTGGTGGCGCAGGGGCTGGGGACCTCCATGCTGCAGGTGCCCAATATCGTGCGCCACCCGCTGATCTGGGTGCCGCCCACACTGGCCTCGGCCCTGCTGGGGCCGGTGGCCACGGCGGTGGTGGGGATGGAGTCCAACTCGATCGGCTCCGGCATGGGCTCGGCGGGGCTGGTGGGTCAGATCATGACCTGGCAGACCATGGCGCCGACGACGCCTCCCGGCCAGCTGCTCGCCCTGGTCCTGGGCCTGCAGGTAGTGGCGCCGGCGGCCCTGACCCTGGCGATAAGCGAGCTCATGCGCCGCCGCGGCTGGATCAGGCCCGGCGACATGGCCCTGGCCCGGGCCTGA
- a CDS encoding Abi family protein produces the protein MKPNVKPFCTYAEQVTIFQSRGMHIEDPDRAQKQLETVNYYRLSGYRHTMRQIDPDTGRSLNISKPGSSFSLTEPFSSGLVVEVEDDEYYGDNYGGGQADFSQGLETFEWSLGSFGGGV, from the coding sequence ATGAAGCCTAACGTGAAACCATTCTGCACCTATGCCGAGCAGGTCACCATCTTCCAATCGCGCGGCATGCATATCGAAGACCCAGACAGGGCGCAAAAACAGCTGGAAACCGTAAACTACTACCGGCTATCCGGCTACCGGCACACCATGCGGCAGATAGACCCCGACACCGGACGCAGCCTTAACATCTCCAAACCAGGCTCCTCCTTCAGCCTGACTGAGCCTTTCTCATCAGGGTTGGTTGTCGAGGTTGAAGATGACGAGTACTACGGTGACAATTATGGAGGAGGTCAGGCTGACTTTTCTCAGGGCCTTGAAACTTTTGAGTGGAGCCTTGGCTCCTTCGGAGGAGGCGTGTAG
- a CDS encoding NAD-dependent succinate-semialdehyde dehydrogenase: MNPHPTSPDPATAERVQHLLAQVPTGVFISGEFREAATGKRFEVLNPATGEVLTTVADAGPQDAAEAMDAAARAQREWQHTAPRVRSEILRRAFELVTTTYREDLALLMTLEMGKPLDQADAEVTYGGEFLRWFAEEAVRVRGDYFRVPEGHLQALVLRRPVGPCLFITPWNFPLAMATRKAGPAFAAGCVALLKPSKETPLTALFFAKIMQEAGLPAGVLAVLPADRSREVTAPVLQDPRLRKLSFTGSTAVGKALLKEAADNVLRTSMELGGNAPFIVFPDADLDLAVDCALRPKMRNMGQACNAADHFFVHEDVHEEFVRRFAAAVAAQQVGDGTQAGVQVGPLVSAKQRDDVAALVERALGQGATAVVGGTCPHGPGYFYPPTVLTQVAVDSEIMTEEIFGPVAPVVRFRDEEELVELVNADRVGLAGYFHTRDMSRVLRLAERLEIGMLGVNSATISNAAAPFGGLKHSGMGREGGKEGIEEYLETIYVGIPV; the protein is encoded by the coding sequence ATGAACCCGCACCCCACCAGCCCAGACCCCGCCACCGCCGAGCGCGTCCAGCACCTGCTGGCCCAGGTACCCACCGGCGTCTTCATCTCCGGCGAGTTCCGGGAGGCCGCCACCGGCAAACGCTTCGAGGTGCTCAACCCCGCCACCGGGGAGGTGCTGACCACCGTGGCCGACGCAGGCCCGCAGGACGCCGCCGAGGCCATGGACGCCGCCGCCCGGGCCCAGCGGGAGTGGCAGCACACCGCCCCGCGGGTGCGCTCCGAGATCCTGCGCCGGGCCTTCGAGCTGGTCACCACCACCTACCGCGAGGACCTGGCCCTGCTCATGACCCTGGAGATGGGCAAGCCGCTGGACCAGGCCGACGCCGAGGTCACCTACGGCGGAGAGTTCCTGCGCTGGTTCGCGGAGGAGGCCGTGCGGGTGCGCGGAGATTACTTCCGGGTGCCGGAGGGCCACCTGCAGGCCCTGGTGCTACGCCGTCCCGTGGGGCCCTGCCTGTTCATCACCCCCTGGAACTTCCCCCTGGCCATGGCCACCCGCAAGGCCGGGCCAGCCTTCGCCGCCGGGTGCGTGGCCCTGCTCAAGCCCTCCAAGGAGACGCCGCTTACGGCACTGTTCTTCGCCAAGATCATGCAGGAGGCCGGGCTGCCCGCCGGGGTGCTGGCCGTCCTGCCCGCCGACCGCAGCCGGGAGGTCACCGCCCCCGTGCTGCAGGACCCGCGCCTGCGCAAGCTGTCCTTCACCGGCTCCACCGCCGTGGGCAAGGCCCTGCTCAAGGAGGCCGCGGACAACGTGCTGCGCACCTCCATGGAGCTGGGCGGCAACGCCCCCTTCATCGTCTTCCCGGACGCCGACCTGGACCTGGCCGTGGACTGCGCCCTGCGCCCCAAGATGCGCAACATGGGACAGGCCTGCAACGCCGCCGACCACTTCTTCGTCCACGAGGACGTGCACGAGGAGTTCGTGCGGCGCTTCGCCGCCGCGGTCGCGGCCCAGCAGGTGGGTGACGGCACCCAGGCGGGGGTGCAGGTGGGGCCCTTGGTCAGTGCCAAGCAGCGTGACGACGTCGCCGCCCTGGTGGAGCGGGCCCTGGGGCAGGGGGCCACCGCCGTGGTGGGAGGCACCTGCCCGCACGGGCCAGGCTACTTCTACCCCCCTACCGTGCTCACGCAGGTGGCGGTGGACAGCGAGATCATGACCGAGGAGATCTTCGGCCCCGTGGCGCCGGTGGTGCGGTTCCGGGACGAGGAGGAGCTGGTCGAGCTGGTCAACGCCGACCGGGTGGGTCTGGCGGGCTACTTCCACACCCGGGACATGAGCCGGGTCCTGCGCCTGGCGGAGCGCCTGGAGATCGGCATGCTAGGAGTCAACTCCGCCACCATCTCCAACGCCGCGGCGCCCTTCGGGGGGCTGAAGCACTCCGGCATGGGCCGGGAGGGCGGCAAGGAGGGCATCGAGGAGTACCTGGAGACCATCTACGTGGGGATCCCGGTCTGA
- a CDS encoding transcription repressor NadR, which translates to MEAETRRHRIHQRLESSRAPLPAGRLGQELGVSRQVIVGDIALLRAAGTPVLATNRGYLLARPSTRPRRSLHVRHSREQVPEELLAIVDAGAAVLDASVEHRLYGQITVDLQIRSRADVEAFVARMPTSTTLAELTNGWHSHTIEADDEAVLDAVEARLRELGLLWED; encoded by the coding sequence GTGGAAGCCGAGACCCGCCGCCACCGCATCCACCAGCGCCTGGAGTCCTCCCGCGCCCCTTTGCCCGCCGGGAGGCTGGGCCAGGAGCTGGGCGTCTCCCGCCAGGTGATCGTGGGCGACATCGCCCTGCTGCGCGCCGCCGGGACCCCTGTGCTGGCCACCAACCGCGGCTACCTGCTGGCCCGCCCCTCCACGCGCCCGCGACGCTCCCTGCACGTGCGCCACAGCCGCGAGCAGGTACCTGAGGAGCTGCTGGCCATAGTCGACGCCGGGGCCGCCGTGCTGGACGCCTCGGTGGAGCACCGGCTCTACGGGCAGATCACCGTGGACCTGCAGATCCGCTCCCGCGCCGACGTAGAGGCCTTCGTGGCACGGATGCCCACCTCCACCACCCTGGCCGAGCTGACCAACGGCTGGCACAGCCACACCATCGAGGCCGACGACGAGGCCGTGCTGGACGCGGTGGAGGCGCGCCTGAGGGAGCTCGGCCTCCTTTGGGAGGACTGA
- the nrdH gene encoding glutaredoxin-like protein NrdH yields MTITVYSKPNCVQCSATYRALDKAGLPYETVDISVDAEALEQVKSLGYAQAPVVMAGGDHWSGFRPDKIKAVVAAVEAVAI; encoded by the coding sequence ATGACCATTACCGTCTACAGCAAGCCCAACTGCGTGCAGTGCTCGGCCACCTACCGCGCCCTGGACAAGGCGGGCCTTCCCTACGAGACGGTGGACATCTCGGTGGACGCTGAGGCCCTCGAGCAGGTCAAGTCCCTGGGGTACGCCCAGGCGCCCGTCGTCATGGCTGGTGGTGACCACTGGTCCGGCTTCCGGCCGGACAAGATCAAGGCCGTTGTCGCCGCCGTCGAGGCCGTAGCGATCTGA
- a CDS encoding glycoside hydrolase family 13 protein has protein sequence MRPARPWWQDAVVYQVYPRSFADADGNGTGDLRGLASRVPYLQALGVDAVWLSPFYPSALADGGYDVDDHRGVDPRIGTLADFDQMVTALHEAGIRVLVDLVPNHTSNRHQWFRAALAGGPDAPERALYHFREGRGEHGQEPPNDWRSLFGGPLWQRVDDRDEAGRPLTGPGTGRPYQWYLHIFAPEQPDLNWEHPQVRADLLRTLRFWCDRGVDGFRVDVALGMVKDLSQLGRPWSEVGYWPLPADGTHPLFDRDAVHGLLATWRELLESYEPPRFAVAEAGVQPSRRAAYARSLGQAFNFQMQDADWTAESYAWALDAGLEDLARCGSTTWVLGCHDVFRVATRYGFEPSALSAAEVVDAAAVAGPDQAHDAVDGSVPAGRSLVLSRQWVLAGGGAGAGAAGVSGGTSEAETAGGGEGLGAAAGGGEGLGAAAGGAASACCAVPVQDAAAGRRRARAAALVVMALPGSLYVYQGDELGLPEVPDIPEERLQDPIARRNRALEKGRDGCRVPLPWARGGSSYGFGPDGGAEPHLPQPPGWGGFSVEAQEGDSESVLSLYREGLRLRRGLWVGAGEVTWLRRDGQALGFARGGLQCWVAFGAPLRLPAGEVLLASAPVTDGLLPADATAWLRA, from the coding sequence ATGAGACCCGCACGCCCCTGGTGGCAGGACGCCGTCGTCTACCAGGTCTACCCCCGCTCCTTCGCGGACGCTGACGGCAACGGCACCGGCGACCTGCGCGGCCTGGCCAGCCGCGTGCCCTACCTGCAGGCCCTGGGCGTCGACGCCGTGTGGCTGTCCCCCTTCTACCCCTCCGCCCTGGCCGACGGCGGCTACGACGTCGACGACCACCGTGGCGTGGACCCGCGCATCGGCACCCTGGCGGACTTCGACCAGATGGTCACCGCCCTGCACGAGGCCGGGATCCGCGTGCTCGTGGACCTGGTGCCCAACCACACCTCCAACCGGCACCAGTGGTTCCGCGCCGCTCTGGCCGGAGGCCCCGACGCCCCCGAGCGGGCCCTCTACCACTTCCGTGAGGGCCGGGGGGAGCACGGCCAGGAGCCCCCGAACGACTGGCGGTCGCTGTTCGGCGGGCCCCTCTGGCAGCGGGTGGATGACCGGGACGAGGCCGGTCGGCCTCTGACCGGCCCGGGCACCGGCCGCCCCTACCAGTGGTACCTGCACATCTTCGCCCCCGAGCAGCCCGACCTGAACTGGGAGCACCCGCAGGTGCGTGCCGACCTGCTGCGCACCCTGCGCTTCTGGTGCGACCGGGGCGTGGACGGCTTCCGGGTGGACGTGGCCCTGGGCATGGTCAAGGACCTGAGCCAGCTGGGGCGGCCCTGGTCCGAGGTCGGCTACTGGCCGCTGCCCGCGGACGGCACCCACCCCCTGTTCGACCGCGACGCGGTCCACGGGCTCCTGGCCACCTGGCGGGAGCTGCTGGAGTCCTATGAGCCGCCGCGCTTTGCCGTGGCCGAGGCGGGCGTGCAGCCTTCCCGGCGGGCGGCTTACGCGCGCAGCCTGGGGCAGGCCTTCAACTTCCAGATGCAGGACGCCGACTGGACCGCCGAGTCCTACGCCTGGGCGCTGGACGCGGGCCTGGAGGACCTGGCCCGGTGCGGCTCCACCACCTGGGTGCTGGGCTGCCACGACGTGTTCCGCGTGGCCACCCGGTACGGCTTCGAGCCCTCCGCCCTGTCGGCGGCGGAGGTGGTGGATGCAGCGGCGGTGGCCGGGCCGGACCAGGCCCACGACGCCGTGGACGGCTCCGTGCCCGCCGGGCGGTCCCTGGTGCTCAGCCGCCAGTGGGTCCTGGCTGGGGGTGGTGCCGGGGCTGGGGCTGCTGGGGTGTCTGGCGGCACCTCGGAGGCTGAGACGGCTGGCGGCGGCGAGGGCCTGGGAGCGGCGGCTGGCGGCGGCGAGGGCCTGGGAGCGGCGGCTGGCGGCGCTGCGTCCGCTTGCTGCGCCGTCCCTGTTCAGGACGCGGCGGCGGGACGCAGGCGGGCGCGGGCCGCGGCCCTGGTGGTGATGGCCCTGCCGGGATCCCTGTACGTCTACCAGGGCGACGAGCTGGGCCTGCCGGAGGTGCCTGACATCCCCGAGGAGCGCCTGCAGGACCCGATCGCCAGGCGCAACCGGGCCCTGGAGAAGGGCCGCGACGGCTGCCGGGTGCCCCTGCCGTGGGCGCGGGGCGGCAGCTCCTACGGTTTTGGTCCCGACGGCGGGGCGGAGCCGCACCTGCCGCAGCCACCGGGCTGGGGCGGGTTCTCGGTGGAGGCCCAGGAGGGTGACTCGGAGTCGGTGCTGAGCCTGTACCGGGAGGGTCTGCGTCTACGGCGTGGGCTGTGGGTGGGCGCGGGTGAGGTCACCTGGCTGCGGCGGGATGGGCAGGCGCTGGGTTTCGCGCGTGGTGGCTTGCAGTGCTGGGTGGCCTTTGGTGCGCCTCTGCGCCTGCCCGCGGGCGAGGTGCTGCTGGCCAGTGCCCCTGTGACCGACGGCCTGCTGCCCGCCGACGCCACGGCCTGGCTGCGCGCCTGA
- a CDS encoding ImmA/IrrE family metallo-endopeptidase, producing the protein MGAVYVDVAPEVLRWATRRAGWDESTAFKKVDKLKYWVTGERRPTFNQLQEFAQATHTPLGMLFLPEPPVEPLPIPDMRTMRDVGIHTPSADLLDTIYLCQRRQDWYRDYALDAGAEPLDLVESESLSTDPAVAGARLRALLGLEQRRASSWQEARRDLADRIEGLGVLVMVSGIVGGDTHRKLDPQEFRGFTLADDVAPLIFVNGADTQSAQVFTLAHEFAHVTLGHSALSDTALGEREAKREERWCNAVAAEVLVPLEAFKARCQDPLDEAALERLAREFKVSTLVVLARAREAGFITWEEFGPRYEAELKRVRGLARQEGGSHGGDYYKVQPLRIGREFARAVISSAMEGTTTYRDAYRLLGAKTHSTFEGLAEALKVA; encoded by the coding sequence ATGGGCGCTGTCTACGTCGACGTCGCTCCTGAAGTCCTGCGCTGGGCCACGAGAAGAGCTGGGTGGGATGAGAGTACGGCCTTCAAGAAGGTTGACAAGCTCAAGTACTGGGTCACGGGTGAGCGGCGTCCGACGTTCAACCAGTTGCAGGAGTTCGCGCAGGCCACGCACACGCCGCTCGGCATGCTCTTCCTTCCCGAGCCGCCGGTTGAGCCGCTGCCAATTCCTGATATGCGCACCATGCGGGACGTCGGCATCCACACGCCGTCGGCAGATCTCCTAGACACCATCTACCTCTGCCAGCGACGCCAAGACTGGTACCGCGACTATGCGCTCGACGCCGGGGCTGAGCCCCTCGACCTGGTTGAGTCCGAGTCCCTGAGCACGGATCCGGCAGTGGCTGGAGCCCGCTTGCGTGCGCTTCTGGGGCTGGAGCAGCGGCGTGCCTCCAGCTGGCAGGAGGCGAGGCGGGACCTGGCGGACCGTATAGAAGGGCTGGGCGTGCTCGTCATGGTCAGTGGCATTGTCGGCGGTGACACGCACCGTAAGCTTGACCCGCAGGAGTTCCGTGGTTTCACGTTGGCTGATGACGTCGCCCCGCTGATCTTCGTGAACGGAGCGGATACGCAGTCCGCGCAGGTATTTACCCTGGCGCATGAGTTTGCCCATGTGACGCTTGGGCACAGCGCACTGTCGGACACCGCCCTCGGTGAGCGTGAGGCCAAGAGGGAGGAGCGCTGGTGCAACGCCGTGGCCGCTGAGGTGCTGGTGCCGCTGGAGGCGTTCAAGGCTAGGTGCCAAGACCCGTTGGATGAGGCTGCGCTTGAGCGTCTCGCACGTGAGTTCAAGGTCAGCACCCTAGTGGTACTGGCACGGGCCCGGGAGGCTGGCTTTATCACTTGGGAGGAATTCGGCCCACGGTATGAGGCGGAGCTCAAGCGGGTCCGGGGTCTGGCACGCCAGGAGGGTGGCAGTCATGGTGGCGACTACTACAAGGTCCAGCCTCTGCGGATAGGTCGTGAGTTCGCTCGCGCCGTCATCAGCTCGGCCATGGAGGGCACTACGACCTACCGGGACGCCTACCGTCTTCTTGGCGCCAAGACGCACTCGACCTTCGAGGGCCTGGCTGAGGCGCTGAAGGTGGCGTGA
- the nrdE gene encoding class 1b ribonucleoside-diphosphate reductase subunit alpha yields the protein MADTLTDTGSETVPPELDYHALNAKLNLYDADGKIQFAADREAARQYFLQHVNKNTVFFHDLEEKLEYLVEEGYYEKRVLDMYSPEFVKSAFKAAYAHKFRFETFLGAFKYYTSYTLKTFDGQRYLERFEDRVTMVALTLGGGDESLALDLVEEIMTGRFQPATPTFLNEGKAQRGEPVSCFLVRIEDNMESIARGINSALQLSKRGGGVALLLTNLREMGAPIKRIQNQSSGVIPVMKLLEDSFSYANQLGARQGAGAVYLHAHHPDIMRFLDTKRENADEKIRIKTLSLGVVVPDITFELAKRNEDMYLFSPYDVERFYGMPFSEVSVTEKYREMVDNPAIHKKKINAREFFQTLAELQFESGYPYIMFEDTVNRANPVKGKVVMSNLCSEILQVSEASELNEDLTYKHVGKDISCNLGSLNIAKTMDSPDFARTIRTAVRGLTAVSDQTSLPSAPSIDRGNRESHAIGLGQMNLHGYLARERVFYGSEEALDFTNVYFACVLFQALTASNELAVERGESFVGFEDSKYASGEFFEKYVTQDFVPVTERVKELFAASSVHVPTRADWAELAEKIKAGGLYNRNLQAVPPTGSISYINNSTSSIHPIVAKVEIRKEGKIGRVYYPAAYMTNDNLEYYQDAYEIGPEKIIDTYAVATQHVDQGLSLTLFFPDTATTRDVNKAQIYAWRKGIKTIYYIRLRQAALEGTEVQGCVSCML from the coding sequence TTGGCAGACACTCTGACGGACACCGGGTCCGAGACGGTCCCCCCGGAGCTGGACTACCACGCCCTCAACGCCAAGCTGAACCTCTACGACGCCGACGGCAAGATCCAGTTCGCGGCGGACCGCGAGGCGGCGCGCCAGTACTTCCTGCAGCACGTCAACAAGAACACCGTCTTCTTCCACGACCTGGAGGAGAAGCTCGAGTACCTCGTCGAGGAGGGCTACTACGAGAAGCGTGTGCTGGACATGTACTCCCCGGAGTTCGTCAAGTCCGCCTTCAAGGCCGCCTACGCCCACAAGTTCCGCTTTGAGACCTTCCTGGGGGCATTCAAGTACTACACCTCCTACACCCTCAAGACCTTTGACGGGCAGCGCTACCTGGAGCGCTTCGAGGACCGAGTGACCATGGTGGCCCTGACCCTGGGCGGGGGCGACGAGTCCCTGGCCCTGGACCTGGTCGAGGAGATCATGACCGGGCGCTTCCAGCCCGCCACCCCCACCTTCCTCAATGAGGGCAAGGCCCAGCGGGGGGAGCCGGTCTCCTGCTTCCTGGTCCGTATCGAGGACAACATGGAGTCCATCGCCCGGGGCATCAACTCCGCCCTGCAGCTGTCCAAGCGAGGCGGGGGAGTGGCCCTGCTGCTGACCAACCTGCGGGAGATGGGCGCCCCCATCAAGCGCATCCAGAACCAGTCCAGCGGCGTCATCCCCGTGATGAAGCTGCTGGAGGACTCCTTCTCCTACGCCAACCAGCTGGGGGCCCGCCAGGGGGCCGGGGCGGTCTACCTGCACGCCCACCACCCCGACATCATGCGCTTCCTGGACACCAAGCGGGAGAACGCGGACGAGAAGATCCGCATCAAGACCCTCTCCCTGGGCGTGGTCGTCCCCGACATCACCTTCGAGCTGGCCAAGCGCAACGAGGACATGTACCTCTTCAGCCCCTACGACGTCGAGCGCTTCTACGGCATGCCCTTCTCCGAGGTCTCCGTGACCGAGAAGTACCGGGAGATGGTGGACAACCCCGCCATCCACAAGAAGAAGATCAACGCCCGCGAGTTCTTCCAGACCCTGGCTGAGCTCCAGTTCGAGTCCGGCTACCCCTACATCATGTTCGAGGACACGGTGAACCGGGCCAACCCCGTCAAGGGCAAGGTGGTCATGTCCAACCTGTGCTCGGAGATCCTGCAGGTCTCCGAGGCCAGCGAGCTCAACGAGGACCTCACCTACAAGCACGTGGGCAAGGACATCTCCTGTAACCTGGGCTCGCTCAACATCGCCAAGACGATGGACTCCCCGGACTTCGCCCGCACTATCCGTACCGCGGTGCGGGGCCTGACCGCCGTCTCGGACCAGACCTCTCTGCCCTCGGCACCTTCTATTGACCGCGGTAACCGTGAGTCCCACGCCATCGGCCTGGGGCAGATGAACCTGCACGGCTACCTGGCCCGTGAACGAGTCTTCTACGGCTCCGAGGAGGCGCTGGACTTCACGAACGTGTACTTCGCCTGCGTGCTGTTCCAGGCCCTGACGGCTTCCAACGAGCTGGCGGTGGAGCGCGGGGAGAGCTTTGTGGGCTTCGAGGACTCCAAGTACGCCAGCGGGGAGTTCTTTGAGAAGTACGTGACGCAGGACTTCGTGCCGGTTACTGAGCGCGTCAAGGAGCTGTTTGCCGCCTCCAGCGTGCACGTGCCCACCCGCGCCGACTGGGCGGAGCTTGCGGAGAAGATCAAGGCCGGGGGCCTGTACAACCGCAACCTGCAGGCGGTCCCGCCCACCGGCTCCATCTCCTACATCAACAACTCCACCTCCTCCATCCACCCGATCGTGGCCAAGGTGGAGATCCGCAAGGAAGGCAAGATCGGGCGCGTCTACTACCCGGCCGCCTACATGACCAACGACAACCTGGAGTACTACCAGGACGCCTACGAGATCGGCCCCGAGAAGATCATCGACACTTACGCCGTGGCCACCCAGCACGTGGACCAGGGCCTGAGCCTGACCCTGTTCTTCCCGGACACCGCCACCACCCGTGACGTCAACAAGGCCCAGATCTACGCCTGGCGCAAGGGCATCAAGACCATCTACTACATCCGCCTGCGCCAGGCCGCCCTGGAGGGCACCGAGGTCCAGGGCTGCGTCTCCTGCATGCTGTGA